The Coffea arabica cultivar ET-39 chromosome 3c, Coffea Arabica ET-39 HiFi, whole genome shotgun sequence genome contains a region encoding:
- the LOC113735683 gene encoding receptor kinase-like protein Xa21, with product MRVFSNANTGVFSNASQISLIGNNKLCGGIPELEFPPCPVIKGKNRGKLKVIILLSIVLPATLLVLGALLLYFLVYQKRERRMVAGFSSMPPRIDELLWLSYHELLRATSGFSPENLIGSGNFGAVYKGRLEKHGNKLVAVKVLDLQKNGASKRFKAECKALRNIHHRNLLSIVSYCSTIDSKGDEFKAQVYEFLENGNLDLWLHPAETTDQATWTCGCILQRQLIRLLPKPVNTSSEQRTSSTIAIKGSIGYAAPVFLLLPNNNMSRNKISEYGMGLVASTQGDVYSYCILLLEMITGRRPTDDMFVDDLDLHNYVNGALHE from the exons ATGCGAGTTTTCAGCAATGCGAACACTGGAGTTTTCAGCAATGCGAGTCAAATATCACTGATTGGCAACAACAAACTCTGTGGAGGCATTCCAGAATTGGAGTTCCCACCTTGCCCAGTGATCAAGgggaaaaacagaggaaagcTGAAGGTTATTATATTGCTGTCCATTGTTTTACCGGCAACGCTTCTGGTTCTCGGTGCATTGTTGTTATACTTCTTGGTATatcaaaaaagagaaagaagaatggTGGCCGGATTCTCTAGCATGCCCCCAAGAATCGATGAGCTCTTATGGCTTTCTTACCATGAACTTCTTCGTGCAACTTCAGGATTTTCTCCAGAAAACTTAATTGGTTCAGGAAATTTTGGAGCTGTCTACAAAGGAAGGCTAGAAAAACATGGCAACAAGCTTGTAGCAGTTAAAGTTCTTGATCTTCAAAAGAATGGGGCTTCCAAAAGATTTAAGGCCGAGTGCAAAGCATTGAGAAATATTCACCATAGAAACCTCCTTTCTATCGTGAGTTATTGCTCCACTATTGACTCCAAGGGTGATGAATTCAAAGCTCAAGTctatgagtttttggaaaatggaAATCTGGACTTGTGGCTGCATCCTGCAGAGACAACTGATCAGGCAACATGGACTTGTGGCTGCATCCTGCAGAGACAACTGATCAG GCTTCTCCCGAAACCCGTCAACACTTCTTCCGAGCAAAGAACCAGCAGTACCATTGCCATAAAAGGCTCAATCGGTTACGCAGCTCCAG tttttcTTTTACTACCCAATAATAACATGTCTAGAAACAAAATCTCAGAGTATGGAATGGGTCTTgtggcatcaactcaaggggaTGTCTACAGCTACTGCATTCTTTTGCTAGAGATGATTACAGGGAGGAGGCCAACAGATGATATGTTCGTGGATGATCTTGATCTACATAACTATGTTAATGGGGCTTTGCATGAATGA